A single Anopheles arabiensis isolate DONGOLA chromosome 2, AaraD3, whole genome shotgun sequence DNA region contains:
- the LOC120894799 gene encoding cyclin-dependent kinase inhibitor 1C-like gives MWKLIRLNGLAKVEPDFQDSFPVTYTSKTVPVPVPAPYPAHFPVHIPHPNPVPHPAVEPTPVPTLPITPEIS, from the exons ATGTGGAAGCTAATCCGATTAAACGGCCTGGCTAAGGTTGAACCAGACTTCCAGGATTCATTTCCAGTCACCTACACGAGTAA AACCGTGCCTGTACCAGTGCCCGCTCCTTACCCGGCTCATTTTCCTGTACATATACCACATCCAAACCCTGTGCCCCATCCGGCGGTTGAACCGACGCCTGTCCCTACGCTTCCCATCACACCAGAAATCTCATAA